A segment of the Opitutia bacterium genome:
CTGCGCCTCGGCGAAGTCGATTTCGCCATCGCCGGCGGCATCAGTGAGAGTCCGCAGACCTTCGGCATCTTTGCTGGTTTCAAGAGTCAAAACGCCCTCGCGGCCCACGCCGACCCGACTAAGGCCAGCCGGCCGTTCGACAAGGCGCGCAACGGCATCGTCATTTCCGAAGGCGGCTGCCTCTACACGATCGAACGCCTCGAGGACGCGCAGGCGCGCGGCGCGAAGATTTACGGCGAGATCGCGGGCTACTGCGTCAACTCCGACGCGACCGACTACGTGTTGCCCAACCCCGAGCGTCAGGCCGAGTGCGTCCGCAAGGCCCTCGCCAACGCCGGCATGACCGTCGACGACATCGACATCGTAAACACGCACGCCACCTCGACGCCCCAAGGCGACATCCAGGAGTGTCAGGCGATCGCCGCCGTGTTCAAGGACCGCAAGGAACCCGTCGCGATCAACAACACGAAGAGCTTCATCGGCCACTGCATGGGCGCGGCCGGCGCGTTGGAGCTGGCGGGCAACTTGCCCAGCTTCGACGACCTCGTGGTTCACCCAACGATTAACGTCGATGAGCTTGATCCCCAGTGCGATATCCCGGGCCTCGTGCTCAACCAACCGCGCTCGGTTAAACGGGTTGACGCCATCCTGAATAATTCCTTCGGTATGCTCGGAATTAATTCCACGCTGATCATCAAGCGATTTACTGCCTGACCTCACCTCCGCACACCATGACGAAAGACGCCTGCAAGAAGCTGGTTATCGACATCATCTCCGACATCGCCCCCGACGAAGATCTCTCGGCCATCAAGCCGGACGTCCGTCTGCGCGACCAGCTCCAGCTCGATTCCATGGACTTCCTCGACATCGTCATGGAGCTCCGCAAGCGCCACGGCATCGAGGTCCCCGAAGCCGACTACATGCAGCTCGCCTCGCTCGACAGCTGCGCCGAATACCTGACGCCGAAGTTCCAAGCCAAGGGCTGAACCGGAACCCGACGAACACGCGAGAGTAGGGGCGCAGCTTGCTGCGCCCTTTGTTTTATCCGGATCGCGACGGGCAGATGCACACCTCCAGCCACTACGACGCAGTCATCATCGGCGCCGGCATGTCCGGCCTCGCCGCCGGCATCCGTCTCGCGCACTTCGGCAAGAAAGTCTGCATCTTCGAACGCCACAA
Coding sequences within it:
- a CDS encoding acyl carrier protein produces the protein MTKDACKKLVIDIISDIAPDEDLSAIKPDVRLRDQLQLDSMDFLDIVMELRKRHGIEVPEADYMQLASLDSCAEYLTPKFQAKG
- a CDS encoding beta-ketoacyl-[acyl-carrier-protein] synthase family protein — its product is MKQTRIVITGVGLTAPNGNTLAEFRQNLLKGISGITTVDVRYMGRWPAGMCTFDPLKYQKKKDVRIGTRAGSISVYCAREALADAGVNVETRDKSRIGIYVGITEHGNVETENEVYNISQFKYDTKFWTHHHNPRTVANNPAGEVSLNLGITGPAYTIGAACAAGNMGLIHAAQMLRLGEVDFAIAGGISESPQTFGIFAGFKSQNALAAHADPTKASRPFDKARNGIVISEGGCLYTIERLEDAQARGAKIYGEIAGYCVNSDATDYVLPNPERQAECVRKALANAGMTVDDIDIVNTHATSTPQGDIQECQAIAAVFKDRKEPVAINNTKSFIGHCMGAAGALELAGNLPSFDDLVVHPTINVDELDPQCDIPGLVLNQPRSVKRVDAILNNSFGMLGINSTLIIKRFTA